The Candidatus Methylomirabilis limnetica genome has a window encoding:
- a CDS encoding 3-hydroxyacyl-CoA dehydrogenase family protein, whose product MTSIKTVGVIGAGIMGSGIAQVVAQGGYAVIVREAEQRFLDKGRQAIDGRLQRAVEKGRMTVEEQAALLERIRWTLALEELSGADLIIEAITEDLPLKQDLFRALDRLCPPSTIFASNTSCIGIMALASVTGRTDRFVGLHFFNPVPLMKLVEVVRSIRTSAETFQIVSDFATSLGKEPVAAKDNCGFIVNRLLVPYLLDAIRALEAGVASTADIDKAMRLGCNHPMGPLELADFVGLDTTYAIANIMFEEYWEQRYAPPPLLKKMVIAGYHGRKSGRGFYDYSGPTPQATDLGL is encoded by the coding sequence ATGACGAGCATTAAGACCGTTGGAGTTATCGGTGCCGGTATCATGGGGTCTGGCATCGCGCAGGTCGTTGCGCAGGGAGGCTACGCCGTCATTGTCAGGGAGGCGGAGCAGCGCTTTTTGGACAAGGGAAGGCAGGCGATCGACGGCAGGCTGCAACGGGCGGTTGAAAAGGGACGGATGACCGTCGAGGAACAGGCCGCGCTCCTTGAGCGGATCAGGTGGACACTCGCCCTGGAAGAGCTGAGCGGGGCCGACCTGATCATCGAGGCGATCACCGAGGATCTGCCGCTGAAGCAGGATCTATTCCGGGCACTGGATCGCCTCTGTCCGCCGAGCACCATCTTTGCCAGCAACACCTCATGCATCGGCATCATGGCGCTGGCCTCTGTAACTGGGCGGACCGACCGATTCGTCGGCCTGCATTTTTTCAATCCCGTTCCGCTGATGAAGCTGGTGGAGGTGGTCCGGAGCATTCGCACCAGCGCAGAGACCTTTCAGATCGTCTCCGATTTTGCCACGTCACTCGGCAAGGAACCGGTTGCGGCAAAAGATAACTGCGGTTTCATCGTGAACCGCCTGCTGGTGCCGTACCTGTTGGATGCTATTCGAGCGTTAGAGGCGGGTGTCGCGTCTACGGCAGATATCGACAAGGCGATGAGGCTCGGCTGCAACCATCCGATGGGTCCTTTGGAGCTGGCTGATTTTGTTGGCCTTGATACGACCTACGCCATCGCTAACATCATGTTCGAGGAGTATTGGGAACAGCGGTATGCGCCACCACCACTTCTGAAGAAAATGGTTATCGCCGGCTATCATGGGCGGAAGTCGGGCCGTGGTTTCTACGACTACTCCGGCCCAACGCCGCAAGCGACGGACCTGGGCCTGTGA
- a CDS encoding replication-associated recombination protein A: MTPDLFERLPTPSQKVPAPLADRMRPRTLQEFVGQEHLLGEGKFLRRAMEAGELPSLILWGPPGSGKTTLAFLLADRCKATFCPFSAVTSGIKEIKEVIARAQQERAYGRRTLLFIDEIHRFNKAQQDAFLPHVEGGTIVLIGATTENPSFEVIAALLSRAKVVTLHPLAEEALMVILRHALGDQERGLGHLHIEADDEALRFIAGLGSGDARVSLNTLELAAQMVDEQPDGSKRLTLKMAQEASGRRVLRYDKAGEEHYNLISALHKSLRGSDPDASLYWFARMLASGEEPMYITRRLVRFASEDVGNADPQALHVALAAKDAYHFLGSPEGDLALAQAVVYLATAPKSNAIYVAFGKAQGDVEQAPLEGVPLHLRNAPTSLMKEQGYGAGYQYPHDLPQAIALQDYLPEQLKGRIYYRPTDRGLEAEIGRRLAEWRRRKAGTPS, encoded by the coding sequence ATGACACCGGATCTTTTTGAACGATTGCCCACCCCATCCCAAAAGGTTCCAGCGCCGCTTGCGGACCGGATGCGCCCGAGGACGCTCCAGGAGTTCGTCGGGCAGGAGCACCTACTCGGAGAAGGGAAGTTCCTCCGGAGGGCCATGGAGGCGGGAGAACTGCCGTCGCTGATCCTGTGGGGCCCGCCCGGTTCAGGCAAGACGACCCTCGCTTTTCTACTAGCGGATCGGTGCAAGGCGACCTTCTGTCCGTTCTCGGCCGTCACCTCCGGGATCAAGGAGATCAAAGAGGTGATCGCTCGCGCCCAGCAAGAGCGCGCCTATGGCAGGCGGACGCTCCTATTCATCGATGAGATTCATCGTTTCAACAAAGCCCAGCAGGATGCCTTCCTCCCCCACGTGGAGGGGGGAACGATCGTACTGATCGGAGCCACCACCGAGAATCCATCGTTCGAGGTTATTGCTGCCCTCCTGTCCCGTGCGAAGGTCGTGACACTTCACCCGCTGGCGGAGGAAGCGTTGATGGTCATCCTCCGGCACGCACTCGGCGATCAGGAGCGGGGGCTCGGTCACCTTCACATCGAGGCCGATGACGAGGCGCTACGCTTCATCGCGGGGCTCGGCTCGGGGGACGCCCGCGTATCGCTGAACACCTTGGAGCTGGCGGCGCAGATGGTAGATGAGCAGCCCGATGGGAGCAAGCGATTGACCTTGAAGATGGCCCAGGAAGCGTCAGGAAGGCGGGTGCTGCGCTACGACAAGGCCGGGGAAGAGCATTACAACCTGATCTCCGCCCTGCACAAGAGCCTGCGGGGCAGCGATCCTGATGCCTCCCTCTATTGGTTTGCCCGCATGCTGGCATCGGGCGAAGAGCCGATGTACATTACCAGACGCCTGGTCCGATTCGCGTCGGAAGATGTCGGCAATGCCGATCCACAGGCCTTACACGTAGCGCTGGCGGCCAAGGACGCCTATCATTTCCTCGGTTCACCCGAAGGTGATCTGGCACTGGCCCAGGCCGTGGTGTACCTCGCCACCGCGCCCAAATCGAATGCCATCTATGTGGCCTTCGGTAAGGCGCAAGGCGATGTAGAGCAAGCGCCGCTCGAAGGGGTGCCATTACACCTGCGGAATGCCCCAACTTCCCTGATGAAGGAACAGGGGTACGGCGCCGGTTACCAGTATCCCCATGATCTCCCGCAGGCCATCGCGCTTCAGGACTACCTGCCTGAACAGTTGAAAGGCCGGATCTACTACCGGCCTACTGACCGCGGGCTCGAAGCCGAGATCGGCCGAAGACTTGCCGAGTGGCGTCGCCGGAAAGCGGGAACGCCGTCGTAA
- the pyrF gene encoding orotidine-5'-phosphate decarboxylase: MHKTPELIVALDVGDLASASALVEQLYPTVTLFKVGLQLFTAEGPLAVEVVRQRGGAVFLDLKLHDIPNTVAGAVREAARLGAAMCTLHASGGRSMLQAATAAVAASGSPMRLLAVTVLTSLDSRGLEEVVGSKLDLTAQVVRLASLAQEAGLDGVVASPHEIGLLRATLGPSLCLVIPGIRPAWAAADDQRRVMTPHDATVAGADYLVIGRPITAATDPAKATRRILDELKAVAEDDTGSF, translated from the coding sequence ATGCATAAGACACCCGAACTGATCGTGGCCCTGGATGTGGGAGACCTGGCTTCAGCCTCTGCGCTGGTTGAGCAACTGTATCCGACGGTGACACTCTTCAAGGTGGGCCTCCAACTCTTTACGGCTGAGGGTCCTCTGGCGGTAGAGGTGGTAAGGCAGCGGGGCGGAGCGGTCTTTCTGGATCTGAAGCTGCACGACATCCCGAACACCGTGGCCGGAGCGGTCCGCGAGGCCGCAAGGCTCGGGGCGGCGATGTGTACGCTCCACGCCTCCGGCGGACGGTCGATGCTGCAGGCGGCAACGGCAGCCGTCGCTGCAAGCGGCTCTCCCATGCGGCTGTTGGCGGTGACAGTGCTCACCAGCCTGGACTCGCGAGGCCTTGAAGAGGTTGTCGGCAGCAAGCTCGATCTTACGGCGCAGGTCGTTCGTCTTGCCTCGCTCGCGCAGGAGGCCGGGTTGGATGGCGTTGTGGCTTCACCTCACGAAATCGGCTTGCTGCGGGCCACGTTGGGACCGTCGTTGTGCCTCGTCATCCCAGGCATCCGTCCGGCATGGGCTGCAGCCGATGACCAACGCCGGGTTATGACGCCTCACGATGCGACCGTCGCAGGCGCGGACTACCTGGTGATCGGCCGGCCGATCACGGCAGCAACCGATCCGGCAAAGGCGACTCGCCGGATTTTGGATGAGCTCAAGGCGGTAGCGGAAGATGACACCGGATCTTTTTGA